Proteins encoded by one window of Vibrio rumoiensis:
- the uxuA gene encoding mannonate dehydratase, producing the protein MKMTFRWYGEGNDKITLDQIKQIPGVEGVVWSLHDMPAGALWSPERVAEVEKQAQEYGFHIDVVESVNVHEDIKLGLDTRDQYIENYKQTLRVLAKFGVKVVCYNFMPVFDWTRTNLYKKMPDGSNALFFEKSKINEIDPIELIETISKNTDVTMPGWEPERLANLKNTFKQYEGFTAEDLWKNLQYFLEQIIPVAEECNIKMAIHPDDPAFPIFGLPRIIINKENIGRFLKLVDRPHNGLTVCTGSLGSIDNDIPAIIESYHDRIHFMHIRNVKRFENGDFIESSHRACDGSVDIVEVVKTLHKYDYQGYVRPDHGRHIWGEEKWARPGYGLYDRALGIMYINGLWDTLNHKS; encoded by the coding sequence ATGAAAATGACATTTCGTTGGTATGGTGAAGGAAATGATAAAATCACCTTAGACCAAATTAAACAAATTCCGGGTGTAGAAGGCGTAGTTTGGTCATTGCACGACATGCCGGCAGGCGCACTTTGGTCACCAGAGCGTGTGGCGGAAGTCGAAAAACAAGCGCAAGAATATGGTTTTCATATTGACGTGGTAGAAAGCGTTAATGTGCATGAAGATATTAAACTGGGTCTTGATACTCGAGATCAATACATTGAAAACTACAAGCAAACGCTACGAGTGCTGGCTAAATTTGGTGTCAAAGTCGTTTGTTATAACTTTATGCCGGTATTTGATTGGACTCGCACTAATCTCTATAAAAAAATGCCAGATGGTTCAAATGCTTTGTTTTTTGAAAAAAGTAAGATTAATGAAATTGACCCTATTGAGCTAATTGAGACGATTTCTAAAAACACTGATGTGACCATGCCCGGCTGGGAGCCTGAGCGTTTAGCTAACCTAAAGAACACCTTTAAACAATACGAGGGTTTTACTGCTGAAGATTTATGGAAAAACCTCCAATACTTCTTAGAGCAAATTATTCCGGTTGCTGAAGAATGTAATATCAAAATGGCGATTCACCCAGATGATCCTGCTTTCCCTATTTTTGGGCTGCCACGCATCATCATTAATAAGGAAAATATCGGACGCTTCTTAAAGCTCGTTGATAGACCTCATAATGGTTTAACCGTATGTACCGGCTCATTAGGTTCAATTGATAATGATATTCCTGCAATTATTGAAAGCTACCATGACCGCATACACTTCATGCATATTCGTAACGTAAAGCGTTTTGAAAATGGGGATTTCATCGAAAGTTCACACCGCGCGTGCGATGGTTCGGTTGATATTGTCGAAGTAGTAAAAACGCTGCATAAATATGATTACCAAGGTTATGTTCGACCTGATCATGGACGTCATATTTGGGGAGAAGAGAAGTGGGCAAGACCGGGTTATGGTCTATATGATCGTGCGCTTGGTATTATGTACATAAACGGTTTGTGGGATACGTTAAACCATAAGTCGTAA
- a CDS encoding YgjV family protein, whose protein sequence is MEFLINLSFAQWLGFLSFALGISTFYQKDDRKLKILMVIFQLNNVLHFYLLGSNISAISTLLSFLRTATAIKTSNKVVAAFFVIISIALGLWIAEGPLDLLPIAGSVLGTIAVFLLKGIQMRIAFIIGAVCWLANNIIVGSIGGSLLEATLLTVNLFTIMRLYRNKKKLESNEAIESPLLDEKK, encoded by the coding sequence ATGGAATTTTTAATTAACCTTTCTTTTGCTCAATGGCTTGGCTTTCTCAGCTTCGCCTTAGGGATTTCTACTTTTTATCAAAAGGATGACCGTAAGCTTAAAATTTTAATGGTGATATTCCAGCTGAATAACGTTTTACACTTCTACCTTTTGGGTTCAAATATTTCAGCAATCAGTACCCTTTTATCTTTCTTACGAACTGCCACAGCGATTAAGACCTCAAACAAGGTTGTGGCCGCCTTTTTTGTAATCATCAGTATTGCACTTGGTTTATGGATAGCGGAAGGGCCACTTGATTTACTCCCTATCGCAGGCTCAGTATTAGGCACCATTGCAGTATTTCTCCTAAAAGGGATTCAAATGCGAATTGCCTTTATCATCGGTGCGGTATGCTGGCTGGCCAATAATATTATTGTCGGCTCGATCGGTGGCTCACTCTTAGAAGCGACGTTATTAACCGTAAACTTATTTACTATCATGCGTTTATATCGCAATAAGAAAAAGTTGGAGTCTAACGAAGCGATAGAATCTCCTCTGTTGGATGAAAAGAAATAG